Part of the Zingiber officinale cultivar Zhangliang chromosome 8A, Zo_v1.1, whole genome shotgun sequence genome, GAAACTTCCTTTGTTCTCACTTTTTAAATTTGCTCTTATTTGCGGCTTACGACACATAACACTGATATATTATTTTTCAGCAGATGTCCCTAGAACACATCACACTCCACTCATTGCAAGGGAAGATATTGGTTCAAGCTCTAGTCTCAATGCCTGCTTAGATGCTTATTAGGTACTCCCATCTTTCTATCATCTTACAGTAGGTGACACCTCCCTTGATTTATTTTAGATGACAAGAACATTCTCACTTATTTACATCGAACCGCGTCTTAGTTTCTATATTTTTTCACTTGAAGTGAGCCGATGGACATAGCCAAGAGAGCGGAAAAGGAGATCCTGGCAGTTACATCTAGTATCAACCAAGTCAGCATCCAATTACGACTAGGCAGGCCAATCTCAAAGCATCACGAACCAGTGGTCATGAAAAAAGAAACAGAAGACCCCCAAAGTTCAAACTGTACAAGGTCAAATGTAAGTTTATCATAAGAAGGCACTGGTGACTGAGGCTACGATCGCTCCCTCGTCGAGAAACAACTCAATGATTGAGAATAAAGATGTATCCGCACATTTTCTTTCAAAGTTTGTGTCTGTACACACCATCATTTCGATTTTGTCAGAGCATCTGTGAGGGGTTGTGTATTTATCGGCTCTATCGATTCTCTGCTGAAGCTCTGTTTGTGTACAACTTATTGGCACCTCAAACTTGTTTCGTGCAAGTTTATTTAACAAAAAAGACTTGAGTTCTACACCTACTTGTAGATTGATTACAGAATAAGCATATTGTATTTTCCTACCCTGGCAACTTTCAAAGAAGAACAATCTCTTGAAGAACACAATGCTAATATGAATGTTACTTGTTAGTATTTAGGTGACTATCAAAGTTGCTCACAAACCTAGGAATATTGACCCTACGGTTATAGTTAAAACACTCGAAATCAAATCTCAGTTGAACACAAGAAAGCATCCAGTGAGTTGAAACAAGTACAACAACTAAACCGAGTCGACTAGTCCAACTCAATTCGTCAAACCAGATGGACCTAGCCGATGTCGGCTAACCAAACGAATTCAACAAACTGAATAAAAGATAGTTAAGCATGTGAGACCCATGATAGGGCAGCAGTAGGCATTCCTTTTGTCTGCCATAATAAGGGGCACTTGCTTCACCTATGCAAATCATTCTCTCCACCTCTTCATCACCATGTCTACTTAAAAAAAACTCCAcacttttctctctctctttagtATTGTCTCCTATTCCTCCATCCATTTCCCAATTTCCTTTTCCCTCACTATTGATGAACTATTGAATTGAAAGAGTTTCTTGTTTCTGTCTCTTAAATCATGGACCAACAAACCAGCTGCCATCCATCCACTTTCAAAACTTTTTATAgtaatcaaatgaaatgaatcaAGCTCATTAAAGGTATAGCTAGGTTAGCTTTGCAACAGACTAAAAGTGGTTTGTCAAGTGTATTTTGATTAGGTTTAGACCATAATTCACACATATAGTTGGATGACTACGAGTCGAGTTCAATTGAGGTTGAATCAGGACTTGCCTATTAGCTTCATAAACAAGTTTGAAAAcggataaataaatttatattatcaaactcaatagtcaatcaaacaaattttaaaatataaaaattataattaatcaaacaaacttgagaacttcaggatatttaaataaactaatcatGCTTCAGCCAAGtttaaatcaaactcaaactcattttaggcttgacttgacttgatttgatttgatttaattgaacACCACAAAGCTTAGCTCAACTTAACTCATTTATTGCCCTATTTACAAAGTTAGTGTACTAGACTTTGATACACCATTTCATGCTATCTATACTGGCATTACCATCGACGATCATTAAGGCCGCCGACGAATTTTATCCTTATCAAAGGCTAGTCGCGACGATCAGAGCCTATCTAAAATATAATTCTTTGTAGATTAAAGAATTATGATGAAAAGTATGTGTGTTCCACACTTAATTAGTTCTTAATTCTTTCCTTGCACAATAAAACTCTTCACGAACTCCTCTTCTCATACAACTCCCAAAAGCTGCAATCTCAGAAACAAAGATGCAGAGAAAGCAAACTCTTAAAtggtatcttcttcttctctcttcttgttcttctAGTTCTTCTAGTTCTTATCATTGTTCGTGTTTGTTTACATTTGCAGGCCGATTTCTGACGTAGCTACCGACCTCACGATCGAAGTCGGCGCATCGAGTTATGCACTTCACAAGGTGAGTACGATCCATGAACACTCATCAGGAACTCATGAACGGTGGCCATTAATCGATTCCTGTAGTTTCCTCTGGTTTCGTGGAGCGGAAGGATCCGGAAGCTTTTGCTCGAGGCCAAAGACTCGAAGCCGACGCGCGTGAACCTCGAGGGCATGCCGGGCGGATCGGAGGCGTTCGAGCTCGCCGCCAAGTTCTGCTACGGCGCGCACGTAGAGCTCGATCTGTCCAACGTCGCCATGTTGCATTGCGCGGCTCACTATCTGGAGATGACTGAAGAATTTTCAGATAAGAATTTGGTTCTCCGAACCGAAGTTTTCCTCAAGGAATCGGTCGGTCCTTCGATCGCGAACTCGATCACCGTGCTCCGCCACTGCGAGAAGCTCCTTCCGGCGGCCGAGGAGGTCGATCTCATCGACAGGATCATAGCGAAGATAGTGAACAATGCCTGCAAAGAGCAAGTCGCCGCCGGCCTTTTGGATCTCGAGCAGAGTTCGGCTCTAGATCCGACGAACTGGTGGGGAAAGGCTTTGGCGGCGCTGAGCTCGGATCTCTTCCAGAGAGTCATCAAGGCGATGAAAGCTAAGGGTTTGAGGAAGGAGACGATCACTAGGATCTTGATGAACTACGCACAGAGCTCGGTCCAAGGCGGCCTGTCGTCGGAGGAACAGACTCTCGCGAATCAGAAGATCGTCGTCGAGACGGTCGCCGGTTTGCTTCCGACGCAGAGGAGGAAGTGCGACGCGCCGATCGCGTTCCTTTCGGGGCTTCTGAAAACCGCGACGATGGTTTCGGCATCGGCGATCTGCAGAGCGAGCTTGGAGAGGAGAATCGGCCTCCGATTGGACCGAGCCATTCTCGCGGACATTCTGATTCCGGCGAACTGCCGCCACAAGGGGGCACACTCGATCTACGACACTGATTCGGCACTGAGGATCTTCTCCATCTTCCTGAATTCGAacgacgaggaggaggaggaagagcaccGGTCGAGAGAAGACATCGACGGTGGTTACTACGAACAGAGCTCTCTGCTCAAGGTGTCCAATCTTTTGGATAGCTATCTCGCAGAAATCGCATTGGACTCCAACTCGACGCCGGCGAAGTTCATCGCTCTCGCCGAACTGCTCCCCGATCACGCGCGAGCAGCGAATGATGGTCTCTACAGAGCTATCGATATCTTCCTCAAGGTAATTCTCGACTACATTTCCAGATTTGTACTGCAATAATAATATGATTCTTTCTTACGTTATTCCttcttatattattatttatatttaaataaattttagatttttattattattaattaattaaatcttttttaaattcagaaaaaattattattattattttgaaatcatCACATGAATTTCATGgcccttttattattattttccttggattagtagTTTAGTACTGGTGAAGGTGGAATATAATAAAGAGCTAACGATGAATCGCAGGTTCATCCGAACCTCAAAGACTCGGAGCGGTATCGACTGTGCAAGTCGGTGAATTGCCAGAGGCTGTCTCAAGAGGCATGCAGCCATGCGGCTCAGAACGAGAGGCTGCCCGTCCAGATGGCGGTGCAGGTTCTGTATTTCGAGCAAATTCGGCTTCGAAATGCGATCGACGGAGGCCACCACGATCGGTTCTTCTTCGTGTCTCAGAGGTCGGGGAGCGGAGCGGGCAGCGCTGCCGTTTCTCCGAGGGACTGCTATGCGTCGGTGAGGAGAGAGAACAGGGAGCTGAAGCTCGAGGTGGCGAGGATGAGGATGAGGCTCACTGATTTGGAGAAGGATCATGTTTCCATGAAGAAGGAGCTCGTTCGAGCAAATCCGACCAACAAGTTGATGAGATCGCTAGCTAAGAAACTGAGCAAGATGAGTGCCTTCTTTAGGATGAGGGAACTGAAGCCGTTTGGCGCGAAGAGGGCTGCTGCATCCGATGCTCGTCTACTGTTTCAGAGGAGGAGCCACTCCATTTCATGAACGATGACTTCTTATCTGGTTTCTGttccatttgtattgtatttggtattttctttgatttttttttttttacttttactaTTTGCTTTCGATCTTCCAGTGTGTTCAGTTTCATACACTTTGAGATTTACACGAAATCatgattcttaaaagaattttttttacttgaaaatGAAGTTATCTTTACTTAATTAAGAAGTTAATGGTATCTTTTctttatattaataaaaaatgaacaattttaattgatttattgaaGTCGTTCACCTTTCGATGTACAATGAGTAGATTAAAGATGATGAGGTGTCTTTCAGATGATAATTAAGATAAAAGTGcatatttattcatttttaaattaaaagtaCTCTTTTCACTTTCTCTCCCTTGTAAAGGAGGCTATCATCACTTACAACACCTCAGCTTCTCATGATTTGAGGTGTATTTAACTTTACAAGTATTATTTAAATTTCGCAAGTAGACAGCCTTATACTTGTCCCGTATCTTAAAGGAGCCAAATTATAAATTCATCATGTAAATTATTTGATCACCTTAGAATATTGAATGTATATTAATTCGTAAGGCAAGGAGCAGAAATCCATTCTCAAGCTACAATTCACCATATTCACATGTCAACATACCACCTTCTAGCATGCACCTCATGATCGTCTAGAAACTCATTGCAAATTGCATATTTCTTAATAAAGTCTCAACATGAAACCTGCCACTAAGCCGGTCCAATTACCATACAAAATTATGTTTAATAGCCTTCTAAAGTACATAACAAACTCAAAACGTTGACGAGCTCCAAGAAAAATTCATATTATCGGCCTCCGGTTCAATTTCGAGGATCTTGAAACCAATAGCTATGAGAGGTTTCCAACTTTGACTTGCATGTGTTTGAGTCAATATCCAGAAAAGATTGCTGTGAATCCATTTCACAATGTTAGGGACCAGGCGACCTAAGTTCACTGCGTTTGAGGCATAGGATGGTGACGTCTTTTTCGCAAGACCGCGTAAGAAGTTCGCATTGCATGACTCAAGTTTGTGGCTGAAGATCTAACTTGTAGGCCTGTATTTCCATCGGCTGTATTAGCACATTTCCCTCCTGAGCTGCATCTCCCAACTGCTCAATGTACTCCATGGTTTCAGGGTCGTCGTGTAGTAGATTCAGAGTAGTTGCTTTCACATTCAGAGCAGAGAGATCCTTGAAGACATAGAACAAGTTCACTGGCTCCTCCATTATAGTCGAACATGGCAATCCGCCTCTTTTACAGAATGAACTATCCCATCCTCTCCACTGCAAGTAGATTACGAATCTAGCAGTGAGAGGACCAGCCTGTGCGAACTTCAGAGGCTGTGGAACCTTGAAGTTGACTATGTGCAAGTCGCATGGCAATGACGAAGATAATGGGGCAAATGAAGTTTGACGAAGCAGGTTGGACTTTCGTTTGTGGTTATTGTTGCTGACGAATGCGTGCATTGGATAGTTCAAGTGGGCGCCAACTCGGTGAGAAAGAACTGATGGTTGGAGTGTCAACAATGCATGCTTTGCAGGTAATGCAGACACATTAGACTCTGTGAGGATGTGGAAAAGGATATCCGTAGGATGGTTATCCATCACCCCTTGTCCTAGACCACGCCCATCATCGTGAGCCAATCGGCGATCAAGCATAATTTCTAGCCAACCTTCTTCCAAGCTAGCTGCACCAAGTGACTGCTTAGAATGGACAGAAAACCGGTGACCAGATGGATCCTGCATAAAAGCAAGAGATGGCATAGGATAGTAGTTTCCTTGCAGAGGGATTTTCTGGTACGTCTCCCTTCGACTCATCTGAAACCCATTAAGATCAGTATAGAACACCCTCTTATTCTCAATGTCTGTTTTGAATCTAACAATTAATTCACGCTCATTGTATTCGTTACCAAGAAGTTCCACATGGTATTCCTTCTCGATGACCAATTCTTGCACTGTGTTCTCCACACTGTAGATCCTTGTACTATGGAAAATTGGTGTATTCTTCCACTCTGTCTTCGGAATAGAGAGAGCTTCCTGGACCAGTGGACCTTCCAAAATCATAAATTTGCCACCTTCCTTGATAATAGGTTTAGCTTCTCCAATAGGTTTGAACAAGTAAGCTCCACTGCCAGAGCTGCTGTACATATTAATCTCTTCCCCAACATTAGTTTGTTTGCCATTTTTGTGAGTTATCTTCTGCAGAAGACCTTTCTTTACATCAAATGTTAGTGTGTAAAGAAGGTTATGAATCTGCACCTCGTCAGTTGTAATATCTGAACAAACATATGGCGACGGACAAGAAAATTGGGCATCAGAGAACACCTTCAATACAGAAGGCACAGCTTTTCCACAGGTCCTGGATCCACGAGCAACATAATAGGTTTCCAAGCCCATTGCAGCAACAGAGGCTCGCCAATAAAGACGATGTTGCATGCTAGAGCTATCTGAGGTGCCATGCATCCAATTGGGAGATACTTGGCTCTCCAAGCATGACCCATTGGAATGCGTAACAGAAACATCAGTCTGAGACACAACAACCATTACAATTTCATCCCTTGTTTGCTCCAACGGATTATAGAGAACCACTGAGTGGGTGTCCCCTTCCTTAAGGTCAAGAACTTTGTGCACTGGCAGGACATTAAACTTTGACCTACTTTTCACCGGCTCAAAATGAGACAGCAATGTCGGGTCTGCTTTGTCATGTAGATCGCCTAGAAGAACTTCCACAGCCCTAGACATGAAAAACTGCAGGTCCTGCAGAGAGGTATGCATCCTAGTGCCATAGTCTATGACAACATGATCCTTAGCCGTTCCAGTAACCCCATCATGATGTTGAAAAAGAGCCAAGTTCCGCCTAGCAGCAGTCAATTTGTGGGCAAAACTGATAGGTAGTTTAGCACAATGAAGCTTCTGACAGTAACCCAAAACTAATGCAGCTAAGATTTCTGAGGCACGGAGTGTTTGTTCCAATACTCGATCAACTGCTTTAAAAAATGGTCTTGAAACATAATATCCACTCCAGTAGTCTAGGTTTCTATCAGCATAAGTAAAGAAATCACCTGAGAGAGACGGGAAACCACCAAGTTCAGCAGATCCCACCTCACCAGGTTGGGAGAAGTTTTTCCTTTCTGCTTCCTCACGGAGGGTTTTAAAGTAATCTTCAAGAGTACCAAACATCACCTCAGCATTCAAACTGGGATTGGAGTTTATATAATCAAAAAGCATTTGATAGTTCCTAAACTGGGCTTCTGCTTCGTCGATACTAATATAACGGAAATCATCACCTAAAGGAACAAGAAGGGTATTTGTTCTGTACAAGGTTGATTTTTTCCTATATTGGTCCAAAAGTTTCATGGCTCTCTCCTGTACATTGTTAGCATTTGTTTCAACTGGGTCTATCCTCCAGGGACAGGCCTCATAACTAAATCCACGCATCCGAGCAAAGTCAAACTGACAGCAAATAGCTGGCTCGGGTCCACAAGTATGAGGAATATCATAGGAATAAAATGGCATCATGTGAACAAATATATCTGTAGTTTCCTCCTTGTCCCAGCTTTGCCGCCAAATGTATTCTAGATTTCTATGCAAAGCTAGCTCTTTCTTCAATTCATAGTGAGTCCTCTGTATTAGCATGTTACGGAAACCCATACGCTGTAGCAAATAAGGCATTGTGGCTGAATAACCAAATGGATCTATGGCCCAAGAATTTCTGGGAATAACGCCAATGGTATCATTAAGCCACATGTTTCCTTCTGTAATCTGAATCCAGTTTAAAATCAGGATTAATCCCCAGAATcatatcagaaaaaaaaaattaaaacagatAGTAGGCAAGATAAATAGTAAGACTTGAACAGACATACATatattatattggattaagaaTTAACATATGTGGTCACCAAGGATGCAATTAATAACAAACATCCATATGAATCTCGTATATTGAAGAATACATGAACTACCTAAACGGGCATAGTTTCACTGAGTAAAATACGAAAATAGGGTTCAATCAGTTCAAACATTTTGAAACCCACCTGTATCATGTTTTAGCCCAGATTGGTGCCTTGGATAATGAATTTTTGTTTTTccattctaaaaatataaagaaaaccgTTCTTTGGGCATGGATTTTAAGATGGTAATCAGTGATAACGATCTTGTAGCCGACCTCAAAATTTTAAGACTAACACAGGCTTGTTGTTTTTGTTGTTGCATTGTCATTGCAGGCTATCCTTCTCAAATGAATGTTAAATTGTTAATCACAATTAGACAAAATTAATAACATGGACTTTTTTTTCAGTAAAAATCAACTAGCATTGTTACTGCACTATAATATTTGACCCTTGATTGCCTAAAACTAAGGAAACAAAGTTGGAAAATGCCATTGTTTTGATATTTGTCGTTTGCACAGTGGATATGTGAATCTTACATAAGATGCCATGATGCAAATGTTTTCTAAACCACACGTCTGAAAAGTTCAATCCGGAATTAGTTCAACatcagtttgattttttttacttaaaaccaAAAAAATTATCATAAAGGTCAACCTTGGATGCTCTGAACCAATTAACCAGATTTCGAAATTTTTAAATCCCAAAACAGTTTTCTTAGCATGAAGTTGCTCCCTGACAGGTTTTCTTCCAAGACCGAGTTTCAAAGCACCAACATGACCTACCATGCTGATTGGATCATTGCTCAAAGGTCACATCCCCTCATTGAAAACACTCATTGTCTAATAAATTGCCAACAAACATAAAGATTCTATAGAAAAATGTAGTGAATACAATTGAAACAAACACTGAGAAAGATGTTCCAATAAGTCAGTAAAATTGTCTTTATAAGACAAAAATCATACCTGTTCTATGATAGCAAAATAATGGGAGTTGGCCTGCAAAGAACAAAAATATTGGCATCAGAAAACTTAGTACAAAAGAATATTTTGAGGGAAAATTGCAccgaataattttaaaagttcacATGAGCTTAATAATCTCACAGATTTTAAAATTTCACTGAGCACCTCGAGCGGTCCATTCAACTGATAACTTATAAACCTCACATTAGTTTATAATACTTTCATACATGTCAT contains:
- the LOC122008779 gene encoding BTB/POZ domain-containing protein At1g03010-like; its protein translation is MQRKQTLKWPISDVATDLTIEVGASSYALHKFPLVSWSGRIRKLLLEAKDSKPTRVNLEGMPGGSEAFELAAKFCYGAHVELDLSNVAMLHCAAHYLEMTEEFSDKNLVLRTEVFLKESVGPSIANSITVLRHCEKLLPAAEEVDLIDRIIAKIVNNACKEQVAAGLLDLEQSSALDPTNWWGKALAALSSDLFQRVIKAMKAKGLRKETITRILMNYAQSSVQGGLSSEEQTLANQKIVVETVAGLLPTQRRKCDAPIAFLSGLLKTATMVSASAICRASLERRIGLRLDRAILADILIPANCRHKGAHSIYDTDSALRIFSIFLNSNDEEEEEEHRSREDIDGGYYEQSSLLKVSNLLDSYLAEIALDSNSTPAKFIALAELLPDHARAANDGLYRAIDIFLKVHPNLKDSERYRLCKSVNCQRLSQEACSHAAQNERLPVQMAVQVLYFEQIRLRNAIDGGHHDRFFFVSQRSGSGAGSAAVSPRDCYASVRRENRELKLEVARMRMRLTDLEKDHVSMKKELVRANPTNKLMRSLAKKLSKMSAFFRMRELKPFGAKRAAASDARLLFQRRSHSIS
- the LOC122008780 gene encoding alpha-mannosidase 2-like yields the protein MDFFSGGRRGGGGGGGLLPSTTATKMKAIRKPSTSSSRRRGRIRDLLPPTSSFFTIGLVISLLFFLIVILIFGVPTPLSSSHSKQRVPRRTVPRRPLPSSEGSAEGGLRAIAELISSPASVDITTKDLYDRIEFSDLDGGAWKQGWKVTYQGHEWDDEKLKVFVVPHSHNDPGWKLTVEEYYNRQSRYILDTIVESLTKDSRRKFIWEEMSYLERWWREASSDKKENFIKLVKNGQLEIVGGGWVMNDEANSHYFAIIEQITEGNMWLNDTIGVIPRNSWAIDPFGYSATMPYLLQRMGFRNMLIQRTHYELKKELALHRNLEYIWRQSWDKEETTDIFVHMMPFYSYDIPHTCGPEPAICCQFDFARMRGFSYEACPWRIDPVETNANNVQERAMKLLDQYRKKSTLYRTNTLLVPLGDDFRYISIDEAEAQFRNYQMLFDYINSNPSLNAEVMFGTLEDYFKTLREEAERKNFSQPGEVGSAELGGFPSLSGDFFTYADRNLDYWSGYYVSRPFFKAVDRVLEQTLRASEILAALVLGYCQKLHCAKLPISFAHKLTAARRNLALFQHHDGVTGTAKDHVVIDYGTRMHTSLQDLQFFMSRAVEVLLGDLHDKADPTLLSHFEPVKSRSKFNVLPVHKVLDLKEGDTHSVVLYNPLEQTRDEIVMVVVSQTDVSVTHSNGSCLESQVSPNWMHGTSDSSSMQHRLYWRASVAAMGLETYYVARGSRTCGKAVPSVLKVFSDAQFSCPSPYVCSDITTDEVQIHNLLYTLTFDVKKGLLQKITHKNGKQTNVGEEINMYSSSGSGAYLFKPIGEAKPIIKEGGKFMILEGPLVQEALSIPKTEWKNTPIFHSTRIYSVENTVQELVIEKEYHVELLGNEYNERELIVRFKTDIENKRVFYTDLNGFQMSRRETYQKIPLQGNYYPMPSLAFMQDPSGHRFSVHSKQSLGAASLEEGWLEIMLDRRLAHDDGRGLGQGVMDNHPTDILFHILTESNVSALPAKHALLTLQPSVLSHRVGAHLNYPMHAFVSNNNHKRKSNLLRQTSFAPLSSSLPCDLHIVNFKVPQPLKFAQAGPLTARFVIYLQWRGWDSSFCKRGGLPCSTIMEEPVNLFYVFKDLSALNVKATTLNLLHDDPETMEYIEQLGDAAQEGNVLIQPMEIQAYKLDLQPQT